In Paenibacillus sp. FSL M7-0420, a single genomic region encodes these proteins:
- a CDS encoding tRNA (adenine(22)-N(1))-methyltransferase, giving the protein MNNVKLSDRLQLLLEQVPAGSRFADIGSDHALLPVAAVKSGRVPSAIAGEVNPGPYEAARRGVAEAGLGAKIAVRRGDGLEVLEPGETDCITIAGMGGSLIAAILDRGQKLGKLAGVKTLALQPNVGEDILRRWLLANSWVLVSEHILEEDGKIYEILTAVPEGAEAAGTNEELYSGRLLAAGKVALDQALLLEMGPLLLQAPNEVFAAKWQGEISKLESILASLARSELEAAEEKRSKIRLQIKRIAEVLECLPKDRP; this is encoded by the coding sequence ATGAACAACGTAAAATTATCTGACCGGCTTCAGCTGCTGCTGGAGCAGGTCCCTGCGGGCAGCAGATTTGCCGATATCGGCTCAGATCATGCCCTGCTGCCTGTTGCCGCTGTGAAGAGCGGCCGGGTGCCTTCGGCTATTGCCGGAGAAGTAAATCCGGGACCCTATGAAGCGGCGCGCCGTGGTGTTGCGGAAGCAGGACTCGGTGCAAAGATCGCTGTACGGCGCGGAGACGGGCTGGAGGTGCTGGAGCCGGGGGAAACGGACTGCATTACCATTGCCGGGATGGGCGGCTCACTGATCGCGGCGATTCTGGACCGCGGGCAGAAGCTCGGCAAGCTGGCCGGGGTGAAGACGCTCGCGCTGCAGCCCAATGTAGGCGAAGATATTCTGCGCCGCTGGCTGCTGGCTAACAGCTGGGTGCTGGTCTCGGAGCATATTTTGGAGGAAGACGGCAAAATTTACGAGATCCTGACCGCGGTCCCTGAGGGCGCTGAAGCGGCGGGGACGAATGAAGAGCTGTACAGCGGACGTCTGCTTGCAGCAGGAAAGGTAGCGCTTGATCAGGCGCTGCTGCTGGAGATGGGACCGCTGCTGCTGCAAGCGCCGAATGAAGTATTCGCTGCCAAATGGCAGGGTGAAATCTCCAAGCTGGAGAGCATCCTGGCCTCGCTCGCACGTTCGGAGCTGGAGGCGGCTGAGGAGAAGCGCAGCAAGATCAGACTTCAGATTAAACGGATTGCGGAGGTGCTGGAATGTTTGCCAAAGGACAGACCGTAA
- a CDS encoding Nif3-like dinuclear metal center hexameric protein: MFAKGQTVIGYMEQLAPKHLAEEWDNVGLQVGSLQKEITGVLVALDVNESIVDEAIAKGCNLIIAHHAVIFRPIKGILTDTPAGRLYEKLIKNDIAVYISHTNLDVAEGGMNDWMAEALGIENGAPIKDIHTEQLSKLVVFVPKDHHQKVLDAILNAGAGWIGNYSHCSFNIEGYGTFIPQEGTDPYLGTPGKLERAEEVRIETIVPHTIRNKVVQAMLKAHPYEEVAYDLYSMDLKGRSLGLGRVGKLKEQVTLGEFIDTVKRGLDVESVRVVGDLDRKIRKAAVMGGSGAKYYSSAIFKGADVLVTGDIDYHTAQDAHLAGIALIDPGHNAEKIMKVKVAEFLAGKLTEHKYGTAVHASQPDTEPFTFL, encoded by the coding sequence ATGTTTGCCAAAGGACAGACCGTAATTGGATATATGGAGCAGCTTGCCCCGAAGCATCTGGCGGAGGAATGGGATAATGTCGGGCTACAGGTCGGCAGTCTTCAGAAGGAAATCACCGGGGTGCTGGTGGCGCTGGATGTCAATGAGAGCATTGTGGACGAAGCGATTGCCAAGGGCTGTAATCTGATTATTGCCCATCATGCGGTGATTTTCCGGCCGATCAAAGGGATTCTGACGGATACCCCGGCAGGCCGCTTATATGAGAAGCTGATCAAAAACGACATTGCCGTGTATATCAGCCATACGAATCTGGATGTGGCCGAAGGCGGAATGAACGACTGGATGGCCGAGGCGCTAGGCATTGAGAATGGTGCACCGATCAAGGATATTCATACCGAGCAGCTGTCCAAGCTGGTTGTATTCGTGCCGAAGGATCATCACCAGAAGGTGCTGGATGCCATCCTGAACGCCGGGGCAGGCTGGATCGGCAATTACAGCCATTGCAGCTTTAATATCGAAGGCTATGGCACCTTCATTCCCCAGGAGGGCACGGACCCGTATCTCGGCACGCCTGGCAAGCTGGAGCGGGCTGAAGAGGTCCGCATCGAGACGATTGTGCCGCATACGATCCGTAACAAGGTGGTACAGGCCATGCTGAAGGCTCATCCGTATGAAGAGGTGGCTTATGATCTGTATTCCATGGACCTCAAAGGCCGCAGCCTTGGACTTGGAAGAGTGGGGAAGCTGAAGGAGCAGGTGACGCTTGGTGAGTTCATCGATACGGTCAAACGCGGGCTGGATGTGGAGAGCGTGCGGGTAGTTGGAGATCTGGACCGCAAGATCCGCAAGGCGGCAGTCATGGGCGGGTCCGGTGCCAAGTACTACAGCAGCGCTATCTTCAAGGGAGCGGATGTGCTGGTGACCGGCGATATCGATTACCATACCGCACAGGATGCGCACCTCGCGGGAATCGCCCTGATCGATCCGGGCCATAATGCGGAGAAGATCATGAAGGTGAAGGTAGCGGAGTTTCTGGCCGGCAAGCTGACGGAGCACAAGTACGGCACGGCAGTGCATGCCTCGCAGCCGGATACCGAGCCTTTTACATTCCTGTAG